In Erigeron canadensis isolate Cc75 chromosome 6, C_canadensis_v1, whole genome shotgun sequence, the following are encoded in one genomic region:
- the LOC122605898 gene encoding glycerophosphodiester phosphodiesterase GDPD1, chloroplastic, protein MATKAVHVSDVPNLDHVPENATIYATRLPTGVDVSNKGGNGNPSRFVVIGHRGHGMNILNSGDRRMKAFKENSILSFNHASNHPLDFIEFDVQVTKDDVPIIFHDDLILSQENGTVYEKKVTDLTLNEFFSYGPQRETGKDGISLVRKVNGNIVEWNVESDDHSCTLQEAFEKVKPGLGFNIELKFVDDVVYKQDHLIHVLQVVLKVVSEYAKDRPIIFSSFQPDAALLVKKLQQKYPVYFLTNGGTEIYDDVRRNSLEEAKKVALEGRLDGIVTEVKGIFRNPSAVREIKDSKLALLTYGKLNNFPETVHVQHLMGIDGVIVDLVEEITRAVDELKPRNSSTGQVKSDDKGESGRGIDLSFLLNLISQVIQH, encoded by the exons ATGGCTACCAAGGCTGTCCATGTTTCCGACGTACCAAATCTTGATCACGTGCCCGAAAACGCCACCATTTACGCCACACGTCTTCCTACCG gggTGGATGTGAGTAATAAAGGTGGTAATGGAAATCCATCAAGATTTGTGGTGATCGGTCATAGAGGTCATGGTATGAATATATTAAACTCGGGGGATCGGAGAATGAAAGCCTTCAAAGAGAACTCTATTCTCTCTTTCAACCATGCCTCTAATCACCCCCTCGACTTTATCGAGTTTGACGTTCAG GTAACAAAAGATGATGTACCAATCATTTTTCATGACGACTTGATACTTTCTCAAGAAAAT GGCACTGTGTATGAGAAAAAAGTTACTGATTTGACGCTTAACGAATTCTTTAGCTACGGGCCCCAAAGGGAAACCGGCAAAGACGGGATATCGTTAGTTAGGAAAGTAAATGGCAATATTGTTGAATGGAATGTTGAATCTGATGATCATTCGTGTACTTTACAAGAAGCGTTTGAGAAAGTTAAACCAGGACTCGGATTCAATATCGAATTAAAATTCGTTGATGATGTTGTTTATAAACAAGATCATCTCATCCATGTGCTTCAAGTCGTTTTGAAAGTAGTCTCTGAGTATGCTAAAGATAGACCTATAATTTTTTCGAGTTTTCAACCTGACGCGGCGTTACTTGTCAAAAAACTTCAACAAAAATACCCT GTTTACTTTTTGACGAATGGAGGAACCGAGATATATGACGATGTAAGAAGGAATTCGTTGGAGGAAGCAAAGAAGGTTGCGTTAGAGGGCAGGTTAGATGGAATAGTTACAGAAGTAAAGGGTATTTTTAGAAACCCATCTGCAGTTAGGGAGATTAAAGACTCAAAACTAGCTCTTCTCACTTATGGCAAATTGAA TAATTTTCCAGAGACGGTGCACGTTCAACATCTTATGGGCATAGATGGGGTGATTGTTGATTTAGTGGAAGAAATTACGAGGGCGGTTGATGAATTGAAGCCGAGAAATAGTAGTACTGGCCAAGTTAAAAGTGACGATAAGGGGGAAAGTGGTCGTGGAATCGACTTGTCGTTTCTACTCAACTTGATTTCACAAGTGATACAACACTAA
- the LOC122606028 gene encoding uncharacterized protein At2g33490-like: MKSSFEKFGRKLTMHSKEKKDHQPSNHLDELLQASKDMQDIRNSYDGLISAAAAMTNSVYEFSESLKEMGTCLVGKAITDADGESGRVLSTLGNIQSELQKIADSYRSYVIVTITHPTESLLSELRKVEEMKLQCDEKREVYEYMMSQHKEKGKSRSGKVETSVAQKVQEAQDEYNEVARLCAFRVKSLKEGQCRSLLTQATRHHVAQLDFFRKGFKALEAVDPIIRIVAEKHRIEYKLSGLNNGSAGESETGNTYERFDDGELSFDYRQKKPGIDNVATSSYPMELDQPDISHLQVPTLEDREVTHYKHQGEQPFARQNRVSSYSAPLFPEKVDSSERPKETQPSWKFHSHVLPSPVDAKSPISKTPTSASQINPFSKLHKPLQADHEKHERASGNDNASTVASTSKTYSTLKDGSDNDSSTQLPTPTGERYHSGFDSKVAKRQAYSGPLVPTKGFSGKIAYTSGPITSTDVPHTHSIANRSVSPPPLSSPKISELHELPRPPKPAVSSFGGVTGGYSGPLLRKNQETTLPNKSSIIASPLPPPPLVVSRSFSVHSSNPSAMVERRFESLQITGARHEEVSSPPLTPILLSNMKPTSRT; encoded by the exons ATGAAATCTTCATTTGAGAAATTTGGACGGAAATTAACGATGCATAGCAAAGAGAAAAAAGATCATCAGCCTTCTAATCATTTAGACGAGCTTCTCCAAGCTTCTAAG GATATGCAAGATATTAGAAACTCTTATGATGGATTAATATCTGCTGCTGCCGCTATGACTAATAGTGTATACG AATTTTCGGAGTCGCTAAAGGAAATGGGGACCTGTTTGGTGGGCAAAGCGATAACCGATGCTGATGGTGAAAGCG GAAGAGTGTTATCAACTTTAGGAAATATACAGTCAGAACTTCAAAAAATAGCTGATAGTTAT cgTTCTTACGTCATCGTCACAATTACACATCCAACCGAGTCTCTGCTCTCTGAGTTGCGGAAAGTGGAG GAAATGAAACTTCAATGTGATGAAAAGAG AGAGGTGTATGAATACATGATGTCACAACACAAAGAGAAGGGGAAGTCAAGAAGTGGAAAGGTTGAAACCTCAGTTGCACAGAAGGTACAAGAAGCTCAAGATGAGTATAACGAAGTGGCTCGGCTATGTGCATTCCGTGTAAAATCGCTTAAGGAGGGACAATGCCGTAGTCTTTTGACACAGGCTACTCGTCATCATGTTGCACAG TTGGATTTTTTCCGCAAGGGATTTAAGGCTCTTGAAGCAGTCGACCCTATTATAAGAATTGTAGCAGAGAAGCATCGAATTGAGTACAAACTCAGTGGACTTAACAATGGGAGTGCTGGTGAATCTGAAACTGGGAACACTTATGAGAGGTTCGATGATGGGGAGTTGAGTTTTGACTATAGACAAAAGAAGCCAGGGATTGATAATGTTGCCACATCATCGTATCCAATGGAG TTAGATCAGCCAGATATATCACATCTCCAAGTTCCAACATTAGAAGATCGAGAG GTAACTCATTATAAACATCAAGGGGAGCAGCCTTTCGCTAGGCAAAATAGGGTGAGCAGTTATTCTGCCCCGTTATTCCCAGAGAAGGTAGATTCATCCGAAAGGCCAAAAGAGACACAACCTTCATGGAAGTTTCACTCTCATGTCCTACCTTCTCCGGTTGATGCAAAAAGTCCAATTTCAAAAACACCTACATCTGCTTCTCAGATCAATCCATTCAGCAAGTTACACAAACCCTTGCAAGCAGACCATGAGAAACACGAAAGAGCGTCTGGGAACGATAATGCCTCGACAGTGGCTTCCACCTCAAAGACCTATTCGACATTAAAAGATGGCAGTGACAATGATTCCTCTACCCAGTTACCAACTCCTACTGGCGAACGATATCATAGTGGATTTGATAGTAAAGTAGCGAAAAGACAAGCTTACTCTGGTCCGTTGGTACCTACTAAAGGATTTTCGGGCAAGATTGCGTACACCAGCGGCCCAATTACATCTACCGATGTTCCTCATACGCATTCAATTGCGAATCGTAGTGTTTCACCTCCGCCTTTATCGTCACCCAAAATAAGTGAGCTTCATGAGCTTCCCAGGCCTCCAAAACCAGCTGTTTCTTCTTTTGGTGGGGTGACTGGAGGATATTCAGGCCCTTTGCTTAGAAAGAATCAAGAGACAACTCTGCCAAATAAAAGCAGCATCATCGCGTCTCCTCTTCCACCACCTCCTCTGGTAGTTTCAAGAAGTTTCTCAGTTCACTCTAGCAACCCTAGTGCGATGGTTGAAAGACGTTTCGAGTCCTTACAAATAACAGGCGCCAGGCATGAAGAAGTATCTTCTCCTCCGCTCACACCTATTTTGCTTTCAAACATGAAGCCTACAAGCCGCACCTAA